A genomic segment from Burkholderia plantarii encodes:
- a CDS encoding type VI secretion system protein gives MDALQKSTAWLKAQTGWAPEPGTLKLVLMAAAAVLALLVLLKLAGKLWARLKPLVKAPAVPPLCGCEPAAGNRVKGWIERATLAVDYLRTGREWRYGTPWLLMLGQAGAGKTSLLESVGPQHTQPLDERQKQLELEGASWYALDQGLVLDPDGKWPESAATVALGDGTADDADLRRWQKFLDQLDALRPERALDGIVLAVSATTFLQRDPARLMAVAQNARQQLRTIEERLEFALPVYVVVTACDHVEGFSAFWRSQAPQRHAEMVGWSAPSQSLETPPAQWGATVFEAIGAQLQALQVETAAHCERIAEHDADPMFLYPLRFAQLQAPFEQWLATVFQVSAWETTFFLRGVYFTGTVADHGDQVEHRDGPRRDVAFVRDLMIDKVLAEKHLARPTRAGVWSRNLLIRRVQWFGVIGFSLLLIAFAVRVWMIDAQIDRVVQALERMQQLQAPVPGAGCIAQAPVYQLVEQVAQIDADASSWLLPVSLVDSRLSSQSARRVIDTAFRKVILPGLACQLSQRAGELGAEATRGIIAGLDYTQALGQLNGFVQRVDQYERNASRFQRLLGKTPYAKDRAPLPGFFDLVEYAYRTPVPPYVRSRPGLLPATLAALTDQDFSGAIATPPQLKQNVGNHIAALAAQAGSLLQSELQAGLPLLDQLQAKKQPILPHVRQFTHWLNWIRTAWLGSSATDNPILTVQNQLVASLKPLVTDFGYPSYLQAQVGAQFDAAHQYPLAMQTLNSLSLPGYGPLFVNLDGRIALNPSMQGELTGLNALSSLGYMSINPLTAFSCTGNLANWSPGLLKDANQYAADYQTFLAQPALKGGQPDALYRQLARYQLELAMNNDLAQAQAAAGLATSGTDTSTEAQQSADSGNFATISPLVLNVEKQFRALGMDGSATQLTQCAHQYANSQLGRISLLADQSQLYQPAYLPASQDPDAYFFDLGSTPVVTDMLARQVSRVQVLVGYAQPFLDYLGQAGPAASSTSPNTANAAYWNNTGSEIKRYTQGKDPNSQPAVLDNLFLKVLPALQNSNCGEQLAAYSSPALGNDLFSNHRGQLMQSVQMRCKGERYAQAQNAYQPVASRFNRELAGRYPFGTLDADDAGLNAVKSFFTDYESRRAALEKQVAGLKDPYWKNVRQFLAQLDQVDAFLQGNVVPASAPGDAAGAGSANTTGDAAPLVSLNVNFRALKPGANGSNQISEMNLVSGAKGVSFPNGGSAMDWQFGQPLVLDLSWAGLSLWRPSLAVTAPDLQVDGNTASFAATGNWALLRMIERHRPDSEPATDPRDASRALLQFDVPVLQAKPAGSPVTDTAHVFLGIRVSNVNAKTPTPLKLPVAFPISAPQ, from the coding sequence GTGGACGCATTACAGAAATCGACCGCCTGGCTGAAGGCGCAGACCGGCTGGGCTCCCGAGCCCGGCACGCTCAAGCTCGTGCTGATGGCGGCCGCCGCCGTGCTGGCGCTGCTGGTGCTGCTGAAGCTGGCCGGCAAGCTGTGGGCCCGGCTCAAGCCGCTCGTCAAGGCGCCGGCCGTGCCGCCGCTGTGCGGCTGCGAACCGGCCGCCGGCAACCGCGTGAAGGGCTGGATCGAGCGCGCCACGCTGGCCGTCGACTACCTGCGCACCGGCCGCGAATGGCGCTACGGCACGCCGTGGCTGCTGATGCTCGGCCAGGCCGGCGCCGGCAAGACCAGCCTGCTCGAATCGGTGGGCCCGCAGCACACCCAGCCGCTCGACGAGCGCCAGAAGCAGCTCGAACTCGAGGGCGCCAGCTGGTATGCGCTCGACCAGGGCCTGGTGCTCGATCCCGACGGCAAGTGGCCCGAGTCGGCCGCCACCGTGGCGCTCGGCGACGGCACCGCCGACGACGCGGACCTGCGCCGCTGGCAGAAATTCCTCGACCAGCTCGACGCGCTGCGCCCCGAGCGCGCGCTCGACGGCATCGTGCTGGCGGTCTCTGCCACCACCTTCCTGCAGCGCGATCCGGCCCGGCTGATGGCGGTCGCGCAGAACGCGCGCCAGCAGCTGCGCACCATCGAGGAGCGGCTCGAATTCGCGCTGCCCGTCTACGTGGTGGTGACCGCCTGCGATCACGTCGAGGGCTTCAGCGCGTTCTGGCGCTCGCAGGCGCCGCAGCGGCACGCCGAGATGGTGGGCTGGTCGGCGCCAAGCCAGTCGCTCGAAACGCCGCCCGCGCAGTGGGGCGCCACCGTGTTCGAAGCGATCGGCGCGCAGCTGCAGGCGCTGCAGGTGGAAACCGCCGCGCATTGCGAGCGGATCGCCGAGCACGACGCCGATCCGATGTTCCTCTACCCGCTGCGCTTCGCGCAGCTGCAGGCGCCGTTCGAGCAGTGGCTCGCCACGGTGTTCCAGGTCTCGGCCTGGGAGACCACGTTCTTCCTGCGCGGCGTCTATTTCACCGGCACCGTGGCGGACCACGGCGACCAGGTCGAGCATCGCGACGGCCCGCGCCGCGACGTGGCGTTCGTGCGCGACCTGATGATCGACAAGGTGCTCGCCGAGAAACACCTGGCCCGCCCGACGCGGGCCGGCGTCTGGTCGCGCAACCTGCTGATCCGCCGCGTGCAGTGGTTCGGCGTGATCGGCTTCTCGCTGCTGCTGATCGCGTTCGCGGTGCGGGTCTGGATGATCGACGCGCAGATCGACCGCGTGGTGCAGGCGCTCGAACGGATGCAGCAGTTGCAGGCGCCCGTGCCCGGCGCCGGCTGCATCGCGCAGGCGCCCGTCTACCAGCTGGTCGAGCAGGTCGCGCAGATCGACGCCGACGCGAGCAGCTGGCTGCTGCCGGTGTCGCTGGTCGACTCGCGCCTGAGCAGCCAGAGCGCGCGGCGCGTGATCGACACCGCGTTCCGCAAGGTGATCCTGCCGGGTCTCGCCTGCCAGCTCTCGCAGCGCGCCGGCGAACTGGGCGCCGAGGCCACCCGCGGCATCATCGCCGGGCTCGACTACACGCAGGCACTCGGCCAGCTGAACGGCTTCGTGCAGCGCGTGGACCAGTACGAACGCAACGCGAGCCGCTTCCAGCGCCTGCTCGGCAAGACCCCCTACGCGAAGGACCGCGCGCCGCTGCCGGGCTTCTTCGATCTGGTCGAATACGCCTACCGCACGCCGGTGCCGCCCTACGTGCGCAGCCGCCCCGGCCTGCTGCCGGCCACGCTCGCGGCCCTCACCGACCAGGATTTCAGCGGTGCCATCGCCACCCCGCCGCAGCTGAAGCAGAACGTCGGCAACCACATCGCCGCGCTGGCCGCGCAGGCGGGCAGCCTGCTGCAGTCGGAGCTGCAGGCCGGCCTGCCGCTGCTCGATCAGTTGCAGGCGAAGAAGCAGCCGATCCTGCCGCACGTGCGGCAGTTCACGCACTGGCTGAACTGGATCCGCACCGCGTGGCTCGGCTCCAGCGCCACCGACAACCCGATCCTGACCGTGCAGAACCAGCTGGTGGCGAGCCTCAAGCCGCTCGTCACCGATTTCGGCTATCCGTCCTATCTGCAGGCGCAGGTCGGCGCGCAGTTCGACGCCGCGCATCAGTATCCGCTCGCGATGCAGACGCTCAACAGCCTGTCGCTGCCCGGCTACGGCCCGCTGTTCGTCAACCTCGACGGCCGGATCGCGCTGAACCCGTCGATGCAGGGCGAGCTGACCGGCCTGAACGCGTTGAGCAGCCTCGGCTACATGTCGATCAACCCGCTCACCGCGTTCAGCTGCACCGGCAACCTCGCCAACTGGAGCCCGGGCCTGCTGAAGGACGCGAACCAGTACGCGGCCGACTACCAGACGTTCCTCGCCCAGCCGGCGCTGAAGGGCGGCCAGCCCGACGCGCTCTATCGCCAGCTGGCCCGCTACCAGCTCGAGCTGGCGATGAACAACGACCTCGCGCAGGCGCAGGCCGCCGCCGGCCTCGCCACGAGCGGCACCGACACCAGCACCGAGGCCCAGCAGAGCGCCGACAGCGGCAACTTCGCGACGATCTCGCCGCTGGTGCTGAACGTCGAGAAGCAGTTCCGCGCGCTCGGCATGGACGGCAGCGCCACCCAGCTCACGCAGTGCGCGCACCAGTACGCCAACAGCCAGCTCGGCCGCATCTCGCTGCTGGCCGACCAGAGCCAGCTCTACCAGCCGGCCTACCTGCCCGCCTCGCAGGATCCGGACGCGTACTTCTTCGACCTCGGCAGCACGCCGGTGGTGACCGACATGCTGGCGCGCCAGGTCAGCCGCGTGCAGGTGCTGGTGGGCTACGCGCAGCCGTTCCTCGACTATCTCGGGCAGGCCGGGCCGGCGGCCTCGAGCACGAGCCCCAACACCGCGAACGCGGCCTACTGGAACAACACCGGGAGCGAGATCAAGCGCTACACGCAGGGCAAGGATCCGAACTCGCAGCCGGCCGTGCTCGACAACCTGTTCCTGAAGGTGCTGCCGGCGCTGCAGAACAGCAACTGCGGCGAGCAGCTGGCCGCGTACTCGTCGCCCGCCCTCGGCAACGACCTGTTCTCGAACCATCGCGGCCAGCTGATGCAGAGCGTGCAGATGCGCTGCAAGGGCGAGCGCTACGCGCAGGCGCAGAACGCCTACCAACCGGTGGCGAGCCGCTTCAACCGCGAGCTGGCCGGCCGCTATCCGTTCGGCACGCTCGACGCCGACGACGCGGGCCTGAACGCCGTGAAGAGCTTCTTCACCGACTACGAGAGCCGGCGCGCCGCGCTCGAGAAGCAGGTGGCGGGCCTCAAGGATCCGTACTGGAAGAACGTGCGGCAGTTCCTGGCGCAGCTCGACCAGGTGGACGCGTTCCTGCAGGGCAACGTGGTGCCGGCGTCCGCGCCGGGCGACGCGGCCGGCGCGGGCAGCGCGAACACCACCGGCGACGCCGCCCCGCTCGTCAGCCTGAACGTGAACTTCCGCGCGCTGAAGCCCGGCGCGAACGGCAGCAACCAGATCAGCGAAATGAACCTGGTGTCGGGCGCCAAGGGCGTGTCGTTCCCGAACGGCGGCAGCGCCATGGACTGGCAGTTCGGGCAGCCGCTGGTGCTCGACCTGTCGTGGGCCGGCCTGTCGCTGTGGCGGCCGTCGCTGGCCGTCACCGCGCCCGACCTGCAGGTGGACGGCAATACCGCGTCGTTCGCGGCCACCGGCAACTGGGCGCTGCTGCGCATGATCGAGCGCCATCGCCCCGATTCGGAGCCGGCCACCGATCCGCGCGACGCGTCGCGCGCGCTGCTGCAGTTCGACGTCCCGGTGCTGCAGGCGAAGCCGGCCGGCAGCCCCGTCACCGACACCGCGCACGTGTTCCTCGGCATTCGCGTGTCGAACGTGAACGCGAAAACCCCCACGCCGCTGAAACTGCCGGTGGCATTCCCGATTTCCGCACCCCAATGA
- a CDS encoding GNAT family N-acetyltransferase produces the protein MMPSHAPAAGALRQPPADTAAVTTLDAALHALTEADWHASALLAWLPSLPGHAATLAPPDRVSWLIGLRRCWEQHHEAFDAAAKRALLTLAAAWACWPLALAVGASLTPDQRRDPAVLAPLGRACHLAGDIDAALDFAVTMQFADPGRHDHAATYRDLLAWRDWRRGSLPMHGIAHDDEPLYLEPLGHQHLADFRWQYYDPAIAEWCCLPRFDDDAAWHRWLDASYAQGDRQFAVMHRSWGFIGNVGLTQYRDMGFFYYWIGRDFQGHGFGSGAAALLLAAAHRHAGMRTCYATVYDTNAASRRALEKIGFVDTGIRAVPPNGNQLFYRIGEPDAPARIASELHALTDRLELDVRAAVPLASSAS, from the coding sequence ATGATGCCAAGCCATGCGCCGGCGGCCGGCGCGCTCCGCCAACCGCCGGCGGACACGGCCGCCGTCACCACGCTCGACGCCGCGCTGCACGCACTGACCGAAGCCGACTGGCACGCCTCGGCCCTGCTCGCGTGGCTGCCCTCGCTGCCCGGGCACGCGGCGACGCTCGCCCCGCCGGACCGCGTGAGCTGGCTGATCGGGCTGCGCCGCTGCTGGGAGCAGCATCACGAGGCGTTCGACGCGGCGGCGAAGCGGGCCCTGCTGACGCTGGCCGCCGCCTGGGCCTGCTGGCCGCTCGCGCTCGCGGTGGGCGCGTCGCTCACGCCGGACCAGCGGCGCGACCCCGCCGTGCTCGCGCCGCTCGGCCGCGCCTGCCACCTGGCCGGCGACATCGACGCGGCGCTCGACTTCGCCGTGACGATGCAGTTCGCCGACCCGGGCCGGCACGATCACGCGGCCACCTATCGCGACCTGCTCGCCTGGCGCGACTGGCGCCGCGGCTCGCTGCCGATGCACGGCATCGCGCACGACGACGAGCCGCTCTACCTCGAGCCGCTCGGCCACCAGCACCTCGCCGATTTCCGCTGGCAGTACTACGATCCCGCGATCGCCGAATGGTGCTGCCTGCCGCGCTTCGACGACGACGCCGCGTGGCACCGCTGGCTCGACGCCAGCTACGCGCAGGGCGACCGGCAGTTCGCCGTGATGCACCGCTCGTGGGGCTTCATCGGCAACGTCGGCCTCACGCAATACCGCGACATGGGGTTCTTCTACTACTGGATCGGCCGCGATTTCCAGGGCCACGGCTTCGGCTCCGGCGCGGCGGCGCTGCTGCTGGCCGCCGCGCACCGGCACGCCGGCATGCGCACCTGCTACGCCACGGTCTACGACACCAACGCCGCGTCGCGCCGGGCGCTGGAGAAGATCGGCTTCGTCGATACCGGCATCCGCGCCGTGCCGCCCAACGGCAACCAGCTGTTCTACCGGATCGGGGAGCCGGACGCGCCGGCGCGCATCGCGAGCGAGCTGCACGCGCTGACCGACCGGCTCGAACTGGACGTGCGGGCCGCGGTGCCGCTCGCGAGCAGCGCCTCGTGA
- the tssA gene encoding type VI secretion system protein TssA: protein MTTHPSLLADARRHFQETLRIDFDALLAPLDGHDPCGRPARESRSYAQIVYERRHDDPTLPMGAWQRDLKRADWLKVSHLIADMLAHESKDMQLLAWLYEAQLKQYGIAGIAPTLVLLREMVSRYWDHIHPFPSQGDYEHRANIIRSISDKNLAALRLAPLIRLEEGKVYCWADWERAHYHERARAGGRTDLPAEGATLAQLQEALRATSAADFLELRARLSDALQALAETSAALEPRFEGDAPSLHKTVELLESIRSLVDGELHKQGVQIEPPAVEASPAADAGAAGEETGATPAAAAPAAHGMAEAPALAAAIRDRADAYARLEEIAEFLIRMEPHSPVPYLVRRATLWGRMNTAELYQELFLRLGGQLNIFEMVGIENAQPNNPS, encoded by the coding sequence ATGACGACCCATCCCTCGCTGCTCGCCGATGCCCGCCGACATTTCCAGGAGACCCTGCGCATCGATTTCGACGCGCTGCTCGCGCCGCTCGACGGGCACGACCCGTGCGGGCGGCCGGCGCGGGAAAGCCGCAGCTACGCGCAGATCGTCTACGAGCGGCGCCACGACGACCCCACCCTGCCGATGGGCGCCTGGCAGCGCGACCTGAAGCGCGCCGACTGGCTCAAGGTCAGCCACCTGATCGCCGACATGCTGGCGCATGAGAGCAAGGACATGCAGCTGCTGGCCTGGCTCTACGAGGCGCAGCTCAAGCAGTACGGCATCGCCGGCATCGCGCCCACGCTGGTGCTGCTGCGCGAGATGGTCTCGCGCTACTGGGATCACATCCATCCGTTCCCGAGCCAGGGCGACTACGAGCATCGCGCCAACATCATCCGCTCGATTTCCGACAAGAACCTGGCGGCGCTGCGGCTCGCGCCGCTGATCCGGCTCGAGGAGGGCAAGGTCTACTGCTGGGCCGACTGGGAGCGCGCGCACTATCACGAGCGCGCGCGCGCCGGCGGCCGCACCGACCTGCCGGCCGAGGGCGCCACGCTCGCGCAGCTGCAGGAGGCGCTGCGCGCCACCTCGGCCGCCGACTTCCTCGAACTGCGCGCGCGCCTGTCCGATGCGCTGCAGGCGCTCGCGGAAACGAGCGCGGCGCTCGAGCCGCGCTTCGAGGGCGACGCGCCGAGCCTGCACAAGACGGTGGAGCTGCTCGAGTCGATCCGCTCGCTCGTCGACGGCGAGCTGCACAAGCAGGGCGTGCAGATCGAGCCGCCGGCGGTGGAGGCATCGCCCGCGGCAGACGCCGGGGCGGCCGGCGAGGAAACCGGTGCGACGCCCGCGGCGGCCGCCCCGGCCGCGCACGGCATGGCCGAGGCGCCGGCCCTGGCCGCCGCGATCCGCGATCGCGCCGATGCCTATGCGCGGCTGGAGGAAATCGCCGAATTCCTGATCCGCATGGAGCCGCACAGCCCCGTGCCGTATCTGGTGCGGCGCGCCACGCTGTGGGGCCGCATGAACACGGCCGAGCTGTATCAGGAGCTGTTCCTGCGGCTGGGCGGGCAACTCAACATCTTCGAGATGGTGGGGATCGAGAACGCGCAGCCGAACAACCCGTCCTGA
- a CDS encoding DotU family type IV/VI secretion system protein: MRDAPSWPQPGRDHPDLVARFADFYQELAAIKAAQAGGWLAAYLAGDDSPQPVTGSEFARRVNARLLASLQRQARRYADDTGTAAGQAERQARYLMAALADEVLIFELDWPGRDAWLSVLLEQSMFDSSNAGSRFFTMAEQLVHETPRTPLQAELASVFLLAMELGFKGRYRARQAQPHLEKIRGQLYQVVFAAAGKLDDDQPAFAEAYAYPLTGRRDERLAPLTPWRNLGLYGLIGYLLLSVVTWFVLMHPFEHYLNS, translated from the coding sequence ATGCGTGACGCCCCGAGCTGGCCGCAGCCGGGCCGCGATCATCCCGATCTGGTGGCGCGCTTCGCCGACTTCTATCAGGAGCTGGCGGCGATCAAGGCGGCCCAGGCGGGCGGCTGGCTGGCCGCCTACCTGGCCGGCGACGACTCGCCCCAACCGGTCACCGGCAGCGAGTTCGCCAGGCGCGTCAACGCGCGGCTGCTCGCGTCGCTGCAGCGCCAGGCGCGCCGCTACGCCGACGACACCGGCACCGCGGCCGGTCAGGCCGAGCGTCAGGCCCGCTACCTGATGGCCGCGCTGGCCGACGAGGTGCTGATCTTCGAACTCGACTGGCCGGGCCGCGATGCGTGGCTGTCGGTGCTGCTCGAGCAATCGATGTTCGATTCCAGCAACGCCGGCTCGCGCTTCTTCACGATGGCCGAGCAGCTCGTGCATGAGACGCCGCGCACGCCGCTGCAGGCCGAACTCGCCTCGGTGTTCCTGCTCGCGATGGAGCTCGGCTTCAAGGGCCGCTATCGCGCGCGCCAGGCGCAGCCGCATCTGGAGAAGATCCGCGGCCAGCTCTACCAGGTCGTGTTCGCCGCCGCCGGCAAGCTCGACGACGACCAGCCGGCCTTCGCCGAAGCCTACGCGTATCCGCTCACGGGCCGCCGCGACGAGCGGCTCGCGCCGCTCACGCCGTGGCGCAATCTCGGGCTCTACGGGCTGATCGGCTACCTGCTGCTGTCGGTGGTGACGTGGTTCGTCCTGATGCACCCGTTCGAACATTACTTGAATAGCTAG